A genomic region of Branchiostoma lanceolatum isolate klBraLanc5 chromosome 4, klBraLanc5.hap2, whole genome shotgun sequence contains the following coding sequences:
- the LOC136433152 gene encoding phosphatidylinositol 4-kinase alpha-like isoform X2: protein MSASTSSTGTLPRPLAGGAEGQTVPTPVPAGPDGFFSATVLNLSRALAALTPAPAEKVQRLMRLCGQENSQGVYTLDRRGRDAIVALGVFIIESGLQHKELLVPYLIEILRNLPGAHWIPSATTSRQNGLPESEQFSFCLVTLLTDIAHRDPSFRGEIITAQVEVLKTLATLCQSSDIPKVALCSIVVPSLLGVARALGRYSTGDIGLISQLFPRETFSSPASTRVSTPATPTFPVLGHSRPVSACLQLTLDLQGHFLPPSPNPSPTPSPRGSEGAAIFGSSLPNSPIHGGVYQGVMSPLASEDLLQTVGTSFPMAASLGGTRRAPLHLSPAQLQDILSTSESLLTKEILKNLDAKATECFMPGGGPSYPYHSFSETLTVVLTNLLHDLLYNVKDLSASFTREVHDFIKGLFVTGQTELMEKLAEAKLSYKPFNPVVLHVRANATCVDLLVWAEQEEAGVDALCSRLQEKLNQSTSSKLVVLHMPLLLCCLQGLGSLAEKFPGNTYNILNILRDFLINPSPLVMKLHRLQVTSATRGNAHSRSGPPSIHVTGTSPVHTQSQSSTEYHSLRDSAITNICRALKAGVKDDPDCVHAFLASLSNRLYAAEISDRESTLISTHTIHILGAIAVTFKDDLKTMQSVLQIFQQRFCSPASPLDVLIVDQMALMLLAGEPTTYQEILKMFITITVEAGSATYSQDLATNNKAHGYRHVSLAVINALGVVASNLQGEEQLQQLLVRLLELFVQMGLEGKRASEKASEKSSTAIKASSSAGNLGILIPILALLMRRLTPIVDPNPRLYKLFRDFWLYCVVMGFVTEGAGLWPPEWYDGVCEIATKSPVLLSPGGEHLRSELQYNSALRNDAAGPAELYELRATILNLLGHPAEVGSLINKLSFAQCTYLLSVFKLETMRVKHSTDMSSFHLVFRYLEDKQVQKDKAGMLQCLLAVADQAFKIFLDVMTNKPRTEVWEKELVKHAQFLLVKFNHQLKRMRRVADKFLSGLVDRFPHLLWSGEVISTMLDILQLLSKGLERDSKLEAIQAKVPNTSHQLTIPDTIEARESVVQDFAARCTGILQEALKWAPAATKSHLEEYLRKIENTCDGLTKHAGMALAAESILQYAGNTKDVSTSKLNKRPNCVNKDHSSFVASTSMRSCFMGEVQGMLSLCQGDERRLARTFHQQLTASSQGRDFQHFRKSLFRVTALLINSKGCHRPLLHSLSQAPIRYFTDKAMETTICCWQWLLAARADLELPFMLAMTAAWKMGVDMRLGLFMHNVDEVDVLASFGEEDCKSKAPYVEPHNIWINFLMERFEVVKYRSTSQVEMFADLLHYSLPMFVGGRDPIMNRHVVGVGARFRLLTLGLLLLQGDVLPSCPSKNVLREKVYTTAFDYFTAILPIPLKDTMSLREVVEMVMKFWKSLHSDKKYLKTSHVIGSSFPELDSDTISVRSATATMTSIPSDLRASSDVGPRSTQGWVNTMPMSSNMSTLSRRSTGTTRSKSRVGEVLVKDYMRRRGLLLSLVGNEIERLTSWYNPLGLSELSFTGQETITAWQSQPMSDRAWRDTVQMAWDISPRLALQLPARFRQTEAISREVTRLVRNDPQAVVDVPRAIQYLVTEHSVEVDAPELSHILTWSGVNPAMALSYFSRQFPPHPFTSQLGVKVLRSLPPEVTLFYVPQLIQALRYDTMGYVQEYIQWASRRSQLLAHQFVWNMKTNAYTDEDGTIKDPEVGDRFETMIELMTRTLSGPAKNFYQREFDFFGKVTAISGEIRPYPKGAERKKACLQAMKKVAVQPGCYLPSNPEAVVLDIDYNSGTPLQSAAKAPFLAKFKVRKCGINDLENLGLEGGDTTDGTAEEVWQAAIFKVGDDVRQDMLALQVMTLFKNIFRQAGLDLFLYPYRVIATAPGCGVIECIPDTKSRDQLGRQTDIGLYEYFLQKYGDEMTLMFQNARRNFIESMAAYSVIGFLLQIKDRHNGNIMLDSQGHIMHIDFGFMFESSPGGNLGWEPDIKLTDEMVMIMGGKIDAPPFRRFMELCIQGYLAVRPYQEAIVSLVALMLDTALPCFRGQTIKLLRQRFAPLQNERDAANYMQKVIKDSFLNYRSITYDMLQYYQNQIPY from the exons ATGAGTGCGTCAACGTCCTCAACCGGTACACTCCCCCGCCCCCTCGCGGGTGGGGCCGAGGGCCAGACTGTCCCCACCCCGGTACCGGCCGGCCCCGATGGCTTCTTCTCCGCCACGGTGCTGAACCTGTCCCGGGCGCTAGCCGCCCTGACCCCCGCTCCTGCGGAGAAGGTGCAGCGGCTGATGCGGCTGTGTGGACAGGAGAACTCGCAGGGAGTGTACACTTTGGACCGGAGAGGCCGGGATGCGATCGTGGCACTGGGGGTGTTCATCATCGAGTCAGGACTTCAGCACAAG GAGCTCCTAGTCCCCTACCTGATAGAGATCCTCAGAAACCTCCCTGGTGCTCACTGGATCCCTTCTGCCACCACAAGTAGACAG AATGGTCTTCCTGAGAGTGAGCAGTTCAGTTTCTGCCTGGTGACTCTGTTGACAGACATAGCACACAGGGATCCGTCCTTCCGGGGGGAGATCATCACGGCTCAGGTGGAGGTGCTAAAG ACCCTTGCCACCTTGTGCCAGAGTAGTGACATCCCCAAGGTTGCCCTGTGTAGTATTGTTGTCCCCTCTCTGCTTGGAGTTGCTCGTGCTCTCGGTCGGTACAGCACCGGCGACATCGGCCTAATCTCCCAACTGTTTCCACGTGAGACTTTCTCCTCCCCTGCGTCCACCCGGGTCAGCACACCCGCCACACCGACCTTCCCTGTCCTGGGGCACAGccgtccggtcagtgcctgtcTACAGCTTACACTCGACCTACAGGGCCACTTCCTCCCGCCCTCCCCCAACCCATCACCCACACCCTCCCCACGGGGGTCAGAAGGTGCAGCCATCTTTGGCAGCTCTCTGCCCAACTCCCCCATCCACGGAGGTGTATATCAGGGGGTGATGTCTCCACTGGCTTCAGAAGACCTGCTGCAAACTGTGGGCACCAGCTTCCCCATGGCGGCTTCCTTAGGAGGGACAAGGAGAGCCCCCTTACATCTTAGTCCAGCCCAGTTACAGGACATCTTGTCCACTTCCGAATCTCTCCTCACTAAAGAAATTCTCAAGAACTTGGATGCAAAAGCAACAGAGTGCTTCATGCCTGGAGGAGGTCCAAGCTACCCCTATCATTCCTTCAGTGAGACTTTGACGGTTGTGTTGACCAATCTTCTTCACGATCTTCTCTATAATGTGAAGGATCTTTCTGCCTCCTTTACCAGGGAAGTCCATGACTTCATTAAAGGTTTGTTCGTTACGGGACAAACAGAGCTCATGGAGAAACTAGCAGAAGCAAAACTTTCCTACAAGCCATTCAACCCAGTGGTGCTACATGTAAGAGCCAATGCTACCTGCGTGGACCTGCTGGTATGGGCAGAGCAGGAGGAGGCAGGGGTGGATGCCCTCTGCAGTCGTCTCCAGGAGAAACTTAACCAAAGCACAAGCTCCAAGCTGGTGGTGCTGCACATGCCGCTGCTGCTGTGCTGCCTGCAGGGCCTCGGGTCCCTGGCAGAAAAGTTTCCTGGGAACACGTACAACATTCTCAACATTCTCCGCGACTTCCTGATCAACCCGTCCCCCCTGGTAATGAAGCTTCACCGTCTGCAGGTCACGTCAGCCACCAGGGGCAATGCTCACTCACGCAGTGGGCCTCCTTCCATCCATGTAACCGGGACCAGTCCTGTTCACACACAGAGCCAGTCTTCTACCGAATACCACAGCTTGCGCGACTCAGCCATCACCAACATCTGCCGCGCCCTAAAGGCGGGGGTAAAGGACGATCCGGACTGTGTTCATGCCTTTCTGGCATCCCTGTCTAACCGGCTGTATGCTGCTGAGATAAGCGACAGAGAATCAACACTCATCTCCACCCACACCATCCACATCCTCGGTGCTATTGCAGTTACTTTCAAGGATGACCTCAAGACCATGCAGTCAGTCCTTCAGATCTTCCAGCAACGGTTCTGTAGCCCTGCCTCTCCTCTAGATGTCCTTATTGTGGACCAGATGGCTCTCATGCTCCTGGCGGGAGAACCTACCACGTACCAGGAAATCCTGAAGATGTTCATCACGATCACCGTGGAGGCAGGGTCTGCCACCTACTCACAGGACCTTGCTACCAACAACAAAGCCCATGGCTACAGGCATGTTTCTCTGGCCGTCATTAATGCCCTGGGGGTCGTAGCTAGTAACCTACAAGGTGAGGAACAGCTGCAGCAACTTCTTGTCCGTTTGCTGGAGCTGTTTGTTCAGATGGGGCTTGAGGGGAAGCGAGCGAGTGAGAAGGCCAGCGAGAAGTCCTCCACAGCTATCAAGGCTTCCAGTAGTGCAGGGAACTTGGGCATCCTCATTCCCATCCTGGCTTTGCTGATGAGACGCTTGACCCCAATCGTGGACCCCAATCCACGGTTGTACAAGCTGTTTCGGGACTTCTGGCTGTACTGTGTGGTGATGGGATTTGTCACAGAAGGTGCCGGCTTGTGGCCACCGGAATGGTATGATGGAGTTTGCGAGATCGCCACCAAGTCCCCTGTGTTGCTGTCTCCAGGCGGCGAGCACCTACGGTCCGAGCTGCAGTACAACTCAGCACTGAGGAACGATGCTGCAGGCCCGGCAGAGCTGTATGAACTGAGGGCCACGATTCTCAACCTCCTGGGGCATCCAGCAGAGGTTGGGTCACTCATCAACAAACTCAGCTTTGCTCAGTGTACCTACCTTCTCTCTGTGTTCAAGCTGGAAACCATGAGAGTCAAACACTCCACAGATATGAGCAGCTTTCACCTCGTCTTCCGTTACTTAGAGGACAAACAGGTGCAGAAGGACAAGGCGGGGATGCTACAGTGTCTACTTGCCGTTGCAGACCAGGCCTTCAAGATCTTCCTCGATGTCATGACCAACAAGCCGCGGACAGAAGTGTGGGAGAAAGAGCTGGTCAAGCATGCGCAATTCCTACTTGTCAAGTTCAACCATCAGCTGAAGCGCATGCGTCGGGTTGCAGACAAGTTTCTGTCGGGGCTTGTTGATCGGTTTCCACACCTGCTTTGGAGCGGGGAGGTAATCTCTACCATGCTGGATATCCTACAGCTCCTGTCCAAGGGACTGGAGAGGGATTCCAAACTCGAGGCTATTCAGGCAAAAGTTCCCAACACCTCCCATCAGCTGACCATTCCGGATACCATTGAGGCGAGGGAGAGTGTTGTGCAAGACTTCGCTGCTCGGTGTACAGGGATTCTGCAAGAGGCCCTGAAGTGGGCACCAGCAGCCACCAAGTCTCACCTGGAGGAGTACCTGAGAAAAATTGAAAACACCTGTGATGGACTGACCAAACATGCAGGCATGGCCCTTGCAGCGGAAAGCATTCTGCAGTACGCAGGTAACACGAAGGATGTTTCTACATCAAAGCTAAACAAGAGACCAAATTGTGTGAACAAGGATCATTCCAGCTTTGTGGCTTCCACCAGCATGAGGAGCTGCTTCATGGGTGaggtgcagggcatgctgagtCTGTGTCAGGGCGATGAGAGGAGGCTGGCACGGACCTTCCACCAACAGCTCACTGCATCCTCACAAGGCAGGGACTTCCAGCACTTCCGTAAGTCCCTCTTCCGAGTTACAGCACTCCTCATCAACAGTAAGGGCTGCCACCGGCCTCTGCTGCACAGCCTATCCCAGGCGCCCATACGCTATTTCACTGACAAGGCCATGGAAACCACCATCTGCTGCTGGCAGTGGCTGCTGGCAGCTAGAGCGGACTTGGAGCTTCCCTTCATGCTGGCCATGACAGCAGCATGGAAGATGGGGGTGGACATGCGCCTAGGGCTGTTCATGCACAACGTGGACGAGGTGGACGTGCTGGCCAGCTTTGGGGAGGAAGACTGTAAGTCGAAGGCACCGTATGTTGAGCCGCACAACATCTGGATCAACTTCCTGATGGAGAGGTTCGAGGTGGTGAAGTACCGCAGCACCTCACAAGTGGAAATGTTCGCCGACCTGCTGCACTACTCCCTCCCGATGTTCGTGGGCGGAAGGGACCCCATCATGAACCGACACGTTGTTGGGGTGGGTGCCCGATTCCGGCTCCTCACCCTTGGCCTCCTGCTCCTGCAAGGTGATGTCCTTCCCAGCTGCCCCAGCAAGAACGTGCTGCGGGAGAAAGTCTACACCACGGCATTCGACTACTTTACAGCCATTCTACCCATTCCACTCAAGGACACCATGTCGTTAAGGGAGGTCGTCGAGATGGTCATGAAGTTCTGGAAGTCACTTCATTCGGACAAGAAGTACTTAAAGACAAGCCATGTGATCGGTTCTAGTTTCCCTGAACTTGACTCTGACACCATCAGCGTCCGTAGTGCCACTGCAACCATGACGTCCATACCATCCGATCTGCGAGCAAGCTCAGACGTCGGCCCTCGTTCGACTCAAGGCTGGGTGAACACCATGCCGATGTCCTCCAACATGTCCACCCTGTCCAGGAGGTCCACAGGAACCACCCGCAGCAAGAGCAGGGTGGGAGAG GTCCTAGTGAAGGACTACATGCGACGACGGGGACTGCTGCTATCCCTGGTGGGGAACGAGATTGAGCGGCTGACATCGTGGTACAACCCCCTTGGTCTGTCTGAGCTGAGCTTCACAGGACAGGAGACCATCACGGCGTGGCAGTCCCAGCCCATGTCGGACAGGGCCTGGAGGGACACGGTACAGATGGCGTGGGACATCTCCCCGCGCCTGGCACTGCAGCTCCCAGCCAG GTTCCGTCAGACAGAAGCCATATCCAGGGAGGTCACACGTCTGGTCAGGAACGACCCCCAGGCAGTTGTTGATGTTCCCAGGGCAATCCAG tacctggtcacagaacacagtgttgaGGTGGATGCCCCAGAACTGAGCCACATCCTGACCTGGTCCGGCGTCAACCCCGCCATGGCGCTGTCATACTTCTCGCGCCAGTTCCCGCCACATCCGTTCACCTCGCAACTCGGCGTGAAGGTCCTGCGCTCCCTCCCGCCCGAGGTCACCCTGTTCTACGTCCCACAGCTGATCCAG GCTCTACGCTATGACACCATGGGGTACGTACAGGAATATATCCAGTGGGCCAGTCGGCGTTCCCAGCTCCTGGCTCACCAGTTTGTCTGGAACATGAAGACCAATGCTTACACTGATGAGGATGGCACCATTAAGGACCCGGAG GTTGGAGATCGTTTCGAGACCATGATCGAACTCATGACTCGAACATTGTCAGGGCCAGCCAAGAACTTCTATCAACGGGAGTTTGACTTCTTCGGGAAGGTGACGGCCATCTCAGGGGAGATCAGGCCGTATCCTAAAGGTGCAGAGAGGAAGAAGGCCTGTCTCCAGGCCATGAAAAAAGTTGCT GTCCAGCCTGGCTGTTACCTACCCAGTAACCCTGAGGCAGTCGTGTTGGACATAGACTACAACTCAGGAACTCCCCTCCAAAGCGCAGCAAAGGCACCTTTCCTGGCCAAGTTTAAG GTGAGAAAGTGTGGGATCAATGACCTGGAAAACCTTGGCCTGGAGGGAGGGGACACGACAGATGGAACAGCAGAGGAGGTCTGGCAGGCAGCGATCTTTAAAGTGGGAGATGATGTGCGGCAGGACATGCTTGCATTGCAG GTGATGACGCTGTTTAAGAACATCTTCCGGCAGGCGGGGCTGGACCTGTTCCTGTACCCGTACCGGGTCATCGCCACGGCACCGGGCTGCGGGGTCATCGAGTGCATCCCGGACACCAAGTCTCGCGACCAGCTGGGACGGCAGACCGACATCGGCCTCTACGAGTACTTCCTGCAGAAGTACGGGGATGAGATGACCCTCATGTTTCAGAACGCCCGCCGGAACTTTATCGAATCCATGGCGGCCTACAGCGTTATCGGGTTCCTGCTACAGATCAAGGACAGGCATAATGGAAACATCATGCTGGACTCACAG GGCCACATAATGCACATCGACTTTGGCTTCATGTTTGAGAGCTCCCCAGGTGGGAACCTTGGGTGGGAACCAGACATCAAACTGACAGATGAGATGGTGATGATCATGGGCGGGAAGATAGACGCTCCTCCGTTCCGACGCTTCATGGAGCTGTGTATACAG GGCTACCTGGCTGTGCGCCCCTACCAGGAGGCCATCGTGTCGCTGGTCGCACTGATGTTGGACACGGCGCTGCCATGTTTCCGAGGCCAGACGATCAAACTGCTTCGCCAGCGCTTTGCTCCCCTGCAGAACGAGAGGGATGCGGCCAACTACATGCAGAAGGTCATCAAGGACTCCTTCCTCAACTACAGGAGCATCACCTACGACATGCTGCAGTACTACCAGAACCAGATCCCCTACTAG